The following nucleotide sequence is from uncultured Draconibacterium sp..
AACGAATTCCGTTAAACTTTACATATTTTTCGTAGTCGCCCGAAGTTACAACCGCACCGTTTTTAATAGGTAAAAGAGCAAAAGCCTTGTCTTTGTTCATTGGGTTGGTTATCGCAACTTTCCAGTACGAGCCGTCGGGTTGTTTGCCCCAGGTATTCATATCGCCCGATGCGTTGATTATTCCGGCACTCACTCCTTTGCTCATTAGCAATGCTTTTGCCTTATCGGCTGCATAACCTTTGCCAACAGCGCCAAAACCGATCTTCATTCCTTCCTTTTTCAGAAAAACTGTTGACACCTCTTTGTCCAGCACAATGTTTTGGTATCCGACCTTTGCCACCGAGGCTGCAATGGTTGCTTCCGAGGGCATAGCTGTCATACTTCCATCGAATTGCCAGATGCGGTCCATCGAAGCATAACTGATATCGAAAGCTCCGTCGGTCAACTCTGAAATACGAATGGCCCGTTCGATCAATGCAAAAAGTTCGGGCGATACTTTTACAGGCTGTATTCCTGCGTTTTTGTTAATCGCTGAAGTTTCTGAATTGGCATCCCACGATGAGATCAGCTTTTCGATGCGCTGAATCTCTTCAACCGCCATATCAATATAGCCGTTTCCTTCCTGCTCGCTGTTGGCAACAACGGTAATATCGAAACGGCTTCCCATAAGTTTTAGCGTTCGTTTGTAAGGTTGCTGGCTAAAAACCGGCAGCCCCAGTGTTACTAAAACCAATAGTATTGCTATTTGGCGAACCATTAGTTCACAAAGGTTTCAAGATGTTTGATGTATTCGTCGGGCGAGAGTTTTTTGTAGCCCGTTTCGCCCAGCACTTTGCCGTTTTCATCCAGCACTACCACCAGAGGAAAGAAGCCTTTCTGGTTGTACTTTTCGGCCAGTTCTTTGTTCGCTTTTACCTGCTCGGTGTCGGGCTGGTTCTTTTTCTTACGCGGAAAATCGGCTTTGTAAAGCACAAAATGCCCGGCCGAATAATTTTTAAATTCATCTGAACTCCAGATCTCGTTTTCCAATTTCATACAAGGTGCGCACCAATCCGATCCTGAAAATACCAGGATGATGGGTTTGTCTTCTGCTTTTGCAGTTTGTAATGATTTCTGAAAATCGGTTTGCCAGTTTTGACCAAACGCGATACCCGAAAAAATCAGGGTAAGTAGAAAAGTCAATGAGGCAGTTTTGAAAACGGTTTTTTTGCTCATTGTTCTATATTGTTAAGATTATCGAATCATGTGGATTTTTCGATATGTATAACTTAATAGGAGGCAAAATGTTTTAGCATATTGTAAATTTAACAGAATTTAAATGTAGAAGACCAGTGGGTTAGTCCTCAAAAGGGATGTTATTTTGATCGTTTACAACAAGTTGGAACCCCAGTTGTTCGGCCTTATCTAAATCTTTTTCGTTAATTCGGATTACGATTAAATTACCGGTAGAACAAAAGCAGGCCAAACAAAACGGCCCTGTGTCGTTAGTAACTTTGTTTATGGAATAAACTGCAATGTTATTGTCTTCGAGATAGGCTATTACAGCGTGTTTGTAATCGCTGGTACCTTCGTAATAGTCGTCCCAACCATTTGCACATCCTGTTTCAACAATATCCATTTCAATGCCTTTTTCGTCGTTACAGGCAGCAACAACAAGCAGAAGTAGCGAAAGAAAAAAGGTTATACGTTTCATTTTAGCAGTTTGGGGTAAGATGTTTTTACATGATTAAAGGTTGCGTTGCTGTGCTTCTGTTACTTCGCCCGCTTTGTAAAAACGTGTTGTCGGATAAGCGAATTGAATATCAGTTTCTTTATTGAAAGCGGTAAGAATATCTTGCCAGATTATATTTTCTGATCCTCGCCGTTGCCGCGGATTACAAAGATAACGAATGGTTAAACACACACCAAAGTCAATCACCTTGGTATACACAATTGGCGTGAGGTGTTTGTAATAGATCATATAGTTTTTGCTGGCTTCCTGAATTTCTTTTTGTGCTTTTATGTGGATGTCTTTTGAATAATCGTGAATGATGTTATCCAGAATGTCTTTGGCTTTTTGCCAGTTGCTTTCAAAGGTGACGTTTACTTTTAGTTCGTTCCAGATGTATTCAAAACCAGTACTGAAATTGGCCTGTGGTTCAAGAAAAACCTTGCCGTTGGGCAGATGAATAATGCGGCCCGTACTTTGATCGGCATCTACCCAGTTACCGATTTCGAGAATGGTAAACTGAAAAAGCCTGATATCAATAACATCGCCGGTGTGTGGGCCAACCTGCACACGATCGCCAACATGAAACGGTTTGCGTACAACGATGAAAAACCACCCGGCCAGGTTGGTCAGTGGATCTTTTAAGGCAATAGCAATACCGGCGGTAAATAGTCCCAAAAATGTTCCAAATTCTTCAAACGCATGAATCCAAACCGCACTGATCAATATTAGGCCGGTAAAAGGAATGATAAACGAGAGGGAGCGTTTCCACGAGTAGCGGATTTTTACGTTTTCGGTTTGCCGCCAAACAATACGCAGCACCAGCAAGCGGATAATGGAAAGAAAGATCAGGATTAAAATCGAGATAATTATTTTATGCTGGGTGGCAGCACTTAATCCTGTTTGGTTGGTAATAAATTCATTTATCTCCCTCATTAAAATCCGGATTAGCGTTTAGCGGAAGTTACGAAATATTTTGTTTTGTTCAGCAATACAGCCAAAATGTGCTACTCAATTGCTTTCTGCTCTTTCGAATGGACGAACAAAATTGTCCCCAGATCATCGTAACCCGCAAAAGTGTTTTCTTTTTCGTGTTTTACCATTTCTTCGCGCAGGCCAACCAAAATTAATCCGGCATCTTTCGATGTTTTATTGATGATTGCCCGCGTAGAAATTTCATCGGTGCGCTGAATGATCTTAATATTTTTTTCGGTAATCGGCATTCTGCCCGACAATACCAGTTTTTTCATCTCATCTTTTGATTGTTTCACTTCGTCTTCGTGGCAAACCACAAAAATCTCGATGCTTGTCTTTTTCAGATCAGGA
It contains:
- a CDS encoding FAD:protein FMN transferase, with the protein product MVRQIAILLVLVTLGLPVFSQQPYKRTLKLMGSRFDITVVANSEQEGNGYIDMAVEEIQRIEKLISSWDANSETSAINKNAGIQPVKVSPELFALIERAIRISELTDGAFDISYASMDRIWQFDGSMTAMPSEATIAASVAKVGYQNIVLDKEVSTVFLKKEGMKIGFGAVGKGYAADKAKALLMSKGVSAGIINASGDMNTWGKQPDGSYWKVAITNPMNKDKAFALLPIKNGAVVTSGDYEKYVKFNGIRYAHIIDPRTGYPAHGIISATVFAPKAELADALATSVFVMGIDVGLDRINQLPQIECIIVDDEGNIHQSDNIEIKTD
- a CDS encoding thioredoxin family protein: MSKKTVFKTASLTFLLTLIFSGIAFGQNWQTDFQKSLQTAKAEDKPIILVFSGSDWCAPCMKLENEIWSSDEFKNYSAGHFVLYKADFPRKKKNQPDTEQVKANKELAEKYNQKGFFPLVVVLDENGKVLGETGYKKLSPDEYIKHLETFVN
- a CDS encoding mechanosensitive ion channel family protein, whose amino-acid sequence is MREINEFITNQTGLSAATQHKIIISILILIFLSIIRLLVLRIVWRQTENVKIRYSWKRSLSFIIPFTGLILISAVWIHAFEEFGTFLGLFTAGIAIALKDPLTNLAGWFFIVVRKPFHVGDRVQVGPHTGDVIDIRLFQFTILEIGNWVDADQSTGRIIHLPNGKVFLEPQANFSTGFEYIWNELKVNVTFESNWQKAKDILDNIIHDYSKDIHIKAQKEIQEASKNYMIYYKHLTPIVYTKVIDFGVCLTIRYLCNPRQRRGSENIIWQDILTAFNKETDIQFAYPTTRFYKAGEVTEAQQRNL